The Flavobacteriales bacterium genome includes a window with the following:
- a CDS encoding TetR/AcrR family transcriptional regulator: MDQTCKIKEVASKLFMKLGFKSVTMDDISKEMGMSKKTLYKSYSNKRELIKTCVLDYKETIFEEMEQIKKEDNNPIEELFRLESFFDNAIFDTELSPSFQLKKYYPEVFQEIHCTLDGDFDQFMHNNILKGQAEGFYMNDLDVELAKMFHKTLRMNGEAEQMAEEKERHYAILKYHIRAIATEKGRTELNNQLNKLYGQH; this comes from the coding sequence TTGGATCAAACATGTAAAATAAAAGAAGTTGCTTCAAAATTATTTATGAAACTTGGTTTTAAAAGTGTGACTATGGATGATATTTCCAAAGAAATGGGAATGTCAAAAAAGACACTTTATAAATCTTATTCCAATAAAAGAGAGTTGATAAAAACTTGCGTTTTGGATTATAAAGAGACCATTTTTGAAGAAATGGAGCAAATAAAAAAAGAAGATAATAACCCAATTGAGGAACTTTTTAGGCTTGAATCGTTTTTTGATAATGCTATTTTTGATACTGAGTTATCGCCTTCATTTCAGCTAAAGAAATATTATCCAGAAGTCTTTCAAGAGATTCATTGTACGTTAGATGGAGATTTTGATCAATTTATGCACAATAATATTTTAAAAGGGCAAGCAGAAGGGTTTTATATGAATGATTTAGACGTTGAATTAGCGAAAATGTTTCATAAGACACTTAGAATGAATGGAGAAGCAGAGCAAATGGCGGAAGAAAAAGAAAGGCATTATGCCATTTTGAAATATCATATCCGTGCGATCGCTACGGAAAAAGGAAGAACAGAATTAAACAACCAACTTAATAAATTGTATGGTCAACATTAA
- a CDS encoding aromatic ring-hydroxylating dioxygenase subunit alpha, with the protein MNSKKMMHALPVEAYTSQKWFDLEQKYLFSTTWQFAGFVEDIAQPGDYISVQAGLHNIFIVKGRDQRLRAFHNMCRHRGTQLLRAVGKAQKAITCPYHDWTFDLEGKLISIPQKEEEFPELKGKKLHECNLNLHEASVDIFKGMLFVHPDKDAPNIMDFFGGVEPYLGPHKVEELVEYSENKNAPFYTKEIKANWKIVVENYIDHYHLAHLHEGTLDMYDHANASFGWEGPHYWFYEPLVPEFLADVDNAALQPLIKSVPREKIGAYVPWLFPNIGLGENEASWSTFQTIPLAPDRTLVVIRSKVENASEWEFAKQITKSSLSKVWSKYGGKGKYEGDKSDPMASGDFMLEDIYACEQQQKSLQSPMFSIGAQAKRGEYAIFRFQEEVKKWMLKNGAKI; encoded by the coding sequence ATGAATTCCAAAAAAATGATGCATGCCTTACCCGTTGAGGCTTACACTTCGCAAAAATGGTTTGATTTAGAACAAAAATATTTGTTTTCTACCACTTGGCAGTTTGCTGGTTTTGTAGAAGATATTGCTCAGCCAGGCGATTATATTTCTGTGCAAGCAGGTCTGCATAATATATTTATAGTAAAAGGACGAGATCAGCGTTTGCGAGCTTTTCATAATATGTGTAGGCATCGAGGTACTCAGCTTTTGCGGGCTGTGGGTAAAGCTCAGAAAGCCATTACCTGTCCCTACCATGATTGGACCTTTGATTTAGAAGGAAAACTGATAAGTATCCCTCAAAAAGAAGAAGAGTTCCCTGAGTTAAAAGGGAAGAAATTGCATGAATGCAATCTGAATTTACATGAGGCATCAGTAGATATATTTAAAGGAATGCTCTTTGTTCATCCCGATAAAGATGCTCCAAATATTATGGATTTTTTTGGAGGAGTTGAGCCATATTTAGGCCCTCACAAAGTAGAAGAACTTGTAGAATATTCTGAAAATAAAAATGCCCCATTCTACACCAAAGAAATAAAAGCCAACTGGAAAATTGTTGTAGAAAACTATATTGATCATTACCATTTAGCACATCTGCATGAAGGGACTTTGGATATGTACGACCATGCCAATGCAAGCTTTGGTTGGGAAGGTCCTCACTATTGGTTTTATGAACCTCTAGTTCCCGAGTTTTTGGCAGATGTGGATAATGCAGCCCTACAACCGCTCATTAAAAGCGTACCAAGAGAAAAAATAGGAGCTTATGTTCCTTGGCTTTTTCCAAATATAGGTTTGGGAGAAAACGAAGCCAGTTGGAGCACATTTCAGACCATTCCACTTGCTCCAGACAGAACCCTTGTGGTGATCCGAAGTAAAGTAGAAAACGCCAGTGAATGGGAGTTTGCTAAACAAATAACAAAATCCTCTTTGAGCAAAGTATGGAGTAAATATGGCGGGAAAGGAAAATACGAAGGAGATAAAAGTGATCCCATGGCAAGTGGCGATTTTATGCTAGAGGATATTTATGCCTGTGAGCAGCAGCAAAAGTCTTTACAATCTCCCATGTTTAGCATAGGAGCTCAAGCAAAACGAGGTGAATATGCCATTTTTAGATTCCAAGAAGAGGTGAAAAAATGGATGTTAAAAAACGGAGCAAAAATTTAA
- a CDS encoding ferredoxin--NADP reductase, protein MSKLYPLRVSNVQKETEEAVVVSFDVPEELYEIFDYKAGQYLTLQFTLNGEEVRRSYSLCSSPAINESLQIGVKRVKNGLVSNHINDHIKSGDTIMVLPPEGRFYAEIKKEQYKTYYLFAAGSGITPILSILKTVLTTEPRSFVHLLFGNRNQESVLFKAEIDHWQEQFPERLIVAHYLSKPKTSWFSSKKEWEYREGRVNEKAITWFVNTYPPYAQNAEYYICGPGKMIENTQQFLQKIDVPISRIFKESFGGAESKTVTQIFEKAQLKARLNGEEIITEIPKETTILRALIQNGNQPPYSCEGGVCSSCICKLTSGAVSMKKNLSLTEEEVAKGYILSCQSLPTTEKVEVVFD, encoded by the coding sequence ATGAGTAAATTATATCCATTACGTGTTAGCAATGTGCAAAAAGAAACCGAAGAGGCAGTTGTGGTTTCTTTTGATGTTCCAGAAGAATTATATGAAATATTTGACTACAAAGCAGGACAATATCTTACTCTGCAATTTACCCTAAATGGCGAAGAAGTAAGACGTTCCTATTCTCTCTGTAGTTCACCCGCTATAAATGAATCTTTACAGATAGGGGTGAAGCGTGTGAAAAACGGTTTAGTATCCAATCATATAAACGATCATATTAAAAGTGGAGACACCATTATGGTTTTACCGCCTGAAGGTCGGTTTTATGCCGAAATAAAAAAAGAGCAATACAAAACCTATTATTTGTTTGCGGCAGGAAGTGGTATTACCCCCATCCTTTCTATACTAAAAACGGTTTTAACTACCGAACCACGTAGCTTTGTGCATTTGCTTTTCGGTAATCGAAACCAAGAAAGTGTTTTGTTTAAAGCAGAAATAGACCATTGGCAAGAGCAATTTCCCGAAAGGTTAATCGTAGCACATTATCTTAGTAAACCCAAAACCAGTTGGTTTTCTAGTAAAAAAGAATGGGAATACCGAGAGGGAAGAGTAAATGAAAAAGCTATAACATGGTTTGTTAATACCTATCCGCCCTATGCTCAAAATGCTGAGTATTATATTTGCGGACCAGGGAAAATGATTGAAAACACCCAACAGTTTTTACAAAAAATAGACGTTCCTATTTCTCGAATTTTTAAAGAAAGCTTTGGAGGAGCAGAAAGTAAAACAGTTACCCAAATTTTTGAAAAAGCACAACTCAAAGCACGTTTAAACGGAGAGGAAATAATTACTGAAATCCCTAAAGAAACAACAATCTTGAGAGCTTTAATACAAAATGGAAATCAACCGCCATATTCTTGCGAAGGCGGGGTGTGTTCTAGTTGTATTTGTAAGCTCACTAGTGGAGCCGTAAGTATGAAAAAAAATCTATCACTTACTGAAGAAGAGGTTGCAAAAGGTTATATATTAAGCTGTCAAAGTTTACCAACTACCGAAAAGGTTGAAGTAGTTTTTGATTAG
- a CDS encoding phosphatase PAP2 family protein encodes MKFLANLISFLAHPIFLLSGMIFLFMAKDYIMLEEEIAQVFGNIVLICTTIIPLIAIVVLKKMGIISSLRIPLAKERKLPYIITFSAYFFLSMLFNDTRVIPQEITHIFKASSLSIAVLLLLLKYTKSSAHAAAWGGVVGALLMLMWQYDYPVYTLFTWSILFTGLVMWSRLYLSAHTQKQVYEGLGIGFFSQVVVFLIF; translated from the coding sequence ATGAAATTTCTCGCAAATCTGATTTCCTTTCTCGCTCACCCCATTTTTCTTTTATCAGGAATGATATTTCTGTTTATGGCAAAAGATTATATCATGCTTGAGGAAGAGATTGCTCAAGTTTTTGGAAATATTGTACTTATCTGCACCACAATAATCCCTTTGATCGCAATTGTTGTATTAAAAAAAATGGGAATCATAAGTAGTTTGAGAATTCCATTGGCCAAAGAAAGAAAACTGCCCTATATTATCACTTTTAGCGCTTATTTTTTCTTGAGTATGCTTTTTAATGATACAAGAGTTATTCCGCAAGAAATTACCCATATTTTTAAAGCTTCCTCGTTGAGTATTGCTGTTTTACTTCTCTTACTAAAATATACAAAATCTAGTGCCCATGCCGCTGCTTGGGGTGGTGTAGTTGGAGCTTTATTGATGCTCATGTGGCAATACGATTACCCGGTCTATACCCTCTTTACATGGAGCATTCTGTTTACAGGTTTAGTCATGTGGTCACGGTTATATCTTTCAGCACATACTCAAAAGCAGGTGTACGAAGGTTTAGGAATAGGATTTTTCAGTCAAGTTGTTGTCTTTCTGATTTTTTAG
- the rpoN gene encoding RNA polymerase factor sigma-54, whose product MIKQSLYQKQLQKLSPQQIQLMKLIQLPILEFEEAVKNELEVNPALEEGSEKVEETQYGSDEQEREIHEEETEFIQAEDLNIDAYLSDDETPGYKMYSNNQSTDDEEKVIPFAVPYSFHEQLVDQIGMLPLNDHQEQLAKYLVGCISGNGYLRRELEEVVDDLAFNMNVMTTEEELEEVLIYIHQLDPVGVGARNLQECLLIQLKRKSKNFTRDLAISIIENYFDAFSKKHFKKIQSKLNCTDDELRDSMELISKLNPKPGNSHGSSGLKGQQQIIPDFEIRIVDGEIELLMHGRNVPDLRVNKSYVNMIQDYKGNKQNQTKKNKEAALFAKQKLDSAKWFIDAIKQRHQTLNVTINAVIDRQRAYFLTGDEAKLKPMILKDIADVIGMDISTVSRVANSKYIQTPYGTKLIKEFFSESMKNAEGEDVSTRELKNKLKEIVEAENKKKPLTDEKLAKAMKEAGYPIARRTIAKYREQLNIPVARMRKKI is encoded by the coding sequence ATGATTAAGCAGTCTTTATATCAAAAGCAACTTCAAAAGCTGTCTCCTCAACAAATTCAGTTGATGAAACTTATTCAATTGCCCATTTTGGAATTTGAAGAAGCCGTAAAGAATGAGCTCGAAGTGAATCCTGCACTAGAAGAAGGTTCAGAAAAAGTGGAGGAAACACAATATGGATCTGATGAACAAGAACGTGAAATCCACGAAGAGGAGACAGAATTTATTCAGGCTGAGGATCTTAATATAGATGCTTATTTGAGTGATGATGAGACTCCTGGTTATAAAATGTATTCCAATAATCAATCTACAGATGATGAAGAAAAAGTAATTCCTTTTGCTGTTCCTTATTCATTCCATGAACAATTGGTTGATCAAATAGGGATGCTACCGCTTAATGATCATCAAGAGCAATTAGCAAAATACTTGGTAGGATGTATTTCTGGAAACGGTTATTTAAGAAGAGAACTGGAAGAAGTAGTTGATGATTTAGCATTCAATATGAATGTCATGACTACAGAGGAAGAGCTTGAAGAAGTTCTTATATATATACATCAATTGGATCCTGTGGGAGTGGGAGCTAGAAATCTTCAAGAATGCCTTTTGATACAGTTAAAAAGAAAAAGCAAAAATTTCACAAGAGATTTAGCAATTTCAATTATCGAAAATTATTTTGATGCCTTTTCTAAGAAACATTTCAAAAAAATTCAATCAAAACTTAATTGTACTGATGATGAATTGAGAGATTCTATGGAATTAATCTCCAAGCTGAATCCTAAACCAGGGAATTCTCATGGAAGCTCTGGCTTGAAAGGACAGCAGCAGATTATTCCAGATTTTGAAATAAGAATTGTAGATGGAGAAATAGAACTTTTAATGCACGGAAGAAATGTCCCAGATCTTCGAGTGAATAAAAGTTATGTGAATATGATCCAAGATTATAAAGGGAACAAGCAAAATCAAACAAAGAAAAATAAAGAAGCAGCTCTTTTTGCAAAGCAAAAATTAGATTCGGCCAAATGGTTTATAGACGCTATAAAGCAAAGACATCAAACACTAAATGTGACCATTAATGCGGTGATTGATCGTCAACGAGCTTATTTTCTCACGGGGGATGAAGCAAAACTGAAACCCATGATTTTGAAAGATATTGCCGATGTGATTGGAATGGATATTTCTACAGTTTCTAGGGTGGCGAATAGTAAATATATTCAAACACCGTATGGTACGAAGCTGATCAAAGAATTTTTCTCTGAATCTATGAAAAACGCTGAAGGGGAAGATGTTTCAACACGAGAGCTGAAAAACAAGTTGAAGGAAATAGTGGAAGCCGAAAATAAGAAAAAACCACTCACAGACGAAAAATTAGCGAAAGCAATGAAAGAGGCAGGATACCCCATAGCTCGTAGAACCATTGCAAAATACCGTGAGCAACTTAATATTCCTGTTGCAAGAATGCGTAAAAAAATCTAA
- a CDS encoding efflux RND transporter periplasmic adaptor subunit, translated as MKKILGIATVALVMVACGSKGKKSVEDRIAKADGDIKVLKTIKSELTAESITLNKDIKKLTDLIVELDTNQNTYLVSTSAIQKQEFKHFVEFQGNVTTKQNVIISPEASGIIQSVLVKEGSRVSKGQVLAILDDNGLKEQLAQLKIQTELSKTVYEKKKRLWSQKIGSEIDFLQSETSYKAQVEAVKQMEIRLSKTKVTAPFSGVIDQVFKEKGNLVAPGQGGSMFRIINLSNMYITANLPEIYLKKVSKNKEVKVEIPVIGLETTSSVRQTGNYINPTNRTFAIEVPLSNKHKNVKPNMTVKLFVNDYSNNDAVIIPQSVISENAIGKQYVFVAKKNAKGLLNAVKQTIVTGKSKGDVVEVLEGLKENDQLIVEGARTIKEGQLIKIVK; from the coding sequence ATGAAAAAGATATTAGGAATAGCCACGGTAGCCTTAGTGATGGTTGCTTGTGGATCAAAAGGGAAAAAATCTGTTGAAGATCGAATTGCCAAAGCTGATGGAGATATCAAGGTTTTAAAGACAATCAAATCTGAGCTAACGGCTGAGTCTATTACGCTAAATAAAGACATCAAAAAATTGACAGATTTAATTGTAGAATTGGATACGAATCAAAATACCTATTTAGTTTCTACAAGTGCGATTCAAAAACAAGAATTTAAACACTTTGTTGAATTTCAAGGAAATGTGACTACAAAGCAAAATGTAATCATTTCTCCAGAAGCTTCAGGAATTATCCAAAGCGTGTTAGTGAAAGAAGGATCTAGAGTATCAAAAGGACAAGTGTTGGCTATTTTAGATGATAATGGATTAAAAGAGCAATTGGCTCAGTTAAAAATCCAAACAGAATTGTCTAAAACAGTTTATGAGAAAAAGAAAAGACTTTGGAGTCAGAAAATTGGGTCGGAAATAGACTTTCTTCAATCTGAAACCTCATACAAGGCGCAGGTAGAAGCTGTTAAACAAATGGAGATCCGTTTGAGTAAAACAAAGGTTACTGCACCGTTTTCTGGGGTAATTGATCAAGTTTTTAAAGAAAAAGGAAACCTTGTAGCTCCAGGTCAAGGAGGGAGTATGTTCCGTATTATCAACTTGAGTAATATGTATATTACTGCAAATTTGCCAGAAATTTATCTTAAAAAGGTTTCGAAAAATAAAGAAGTAAAAGTAGAAATACCTGTAATAGGTTTGGAAACGACTTCTTCGGTTCGTCAAACAGGAAACTATATCAATCCTACAAATAGAACTTTTGCTATTGAAGTACCTTTATCAAACAAACACAAAAATGTTAAACCAAATATGACTGTAAAGTTGTTTGTAAATGATTACTCAAATAATGATGCAGTGATTATTCCTCAATCTGTTATTTCTGAGAATGCTATTGGGAAACAATATGTTTTTGTTGCCAAAAAGAATGCTAAAGGATTACTTAATGCTGTAAAACAAACGATTGTTACAGGAAAGTCTAAAGGTGATGTTGTTGAGGTATTGGAAGGTTTAAAAGAAAACGATCAACTTATTGTTGAAGGTGCCAGAACAATCAAAGAAGGACAATTGATCAAAATTGTAAAATAA
- a CDS encoding TolC family protein — MTLLLILGISTAKAQDEKLSLSLEQAIDYAKEHNKRVQNANHSILAARYKKWETTTMGLPQINGEIKYQNWIEQAKQLLPAQIADPKAPAGEFVEIAFGTTQSMAANVTVSQLIFDGQYLVGLQAAKVFLEISENALQKTEVEIEKAVVNAYGNVLLTQEMIAITDKNIANVDKSLYETQKMFENGLTEEERVEQLEITKLNLKNARSNAKRLLDLSFDMLNFTLGRDLDAEISLTEKLNLLSEKNIDMKLIGLKPNLMSNIDVQIAQNQLRSKELIKRQEISKGMPQLSMFLSGAGNGFSNDFTFFNSDQRYIPSLLFGVNLKIPIFSSFRRTKAVQRAGVEIRKSQNDLDNKIQEIQLQYDRAQSNYRFAIENLQTSKRSLKLAERIEKKNQTKFKEGMGSSFDLSQAQQQLYTSQRSYLEAMLEVINSRAAIKSITNQ; from the coding sequence ATGACCCTGCTGTTGATATTGGGGATATCAACAGCAAAGGCTCAAGACGAAAAATTGTCATTGAGTTTAGAGCAAGCAATCGATTATGCAAAAGAGCACAATAAAAGGGTGCAAAATGCAAATCATTCAATTCTTGCTGCACGCTACAAAAAATGGGAAACAACCACTATGGGGCTTCCGCAGATTAATGGAGAAATCAAGTATCAAAATTGGATTGAGCAGGCAAAGCAGTTATTGCCAGCTCAAATTGCTGATCCAAAGGCTCCAGCAGGTGAATTTGTAGAAATAGCTTTTGGAACAACTCAATCAATGGCTGCTAATGTAACAGTTTCACAACTTATTTTTGATGGGCAGTATTTGGTAGGACTTCAAGCAGCTAAAGTGTTTTTAGAGATTTCTGAGAATGCACTTCAAAAAACTGAAGTAGAAATTGAAAAAGCTGTGGTGAATGCATACGGAAATGTTCTTCTTACCCAAGAAATGATTGCTATTACGGATAAGAATATTGCCAATGTTGATAAATCGCTCTACGAAACTCAAAAAATGTTTGAAAACGGTTTAACTGAAGAAGAGCGAGTGGAACAATTAGAAATTACTAAGCTAAATCTAAAAAATGCTCGATCAAATGCAAAGAGACTATTGGATTTGTCTTTTGATATGTTGAATTTCACTCTAGGAAGAGACTTAGATGCTGAAATTTCATTAACGGAAAAATTGAATTTACTTAGCGAGAAAAATATCGATATGAAATTAATAGGTCTAAAACCTAATTTAATGAGTAATATAGATGTTCAGATTGCCCAGAATCAATTGAGATCCAAAGAGCTCATTAAGAGACAAGAAATTAGTAAAGGAATGCCTCAACTTTCAATGTTTTTGAGTGGTGCAGGAAATGGGTTCTCAAATGATTTTACTTTTTTCAATTCTGATCAACGATATATTCCGTCTCTACTTTTTGGAGTAAATCTCAAAATTCCTATTTTTTCTTCGTTTAGAAGAACTAAAGCTGTACAAAGAGCAGGAGTCGAAATAAGAAAATCTCAAAACGATTTAGATAATAAAATTCAAGAAATTCAACTTCAATATGATCGAGCGCAGAGCAATTATCGTTTTGCAATCGAAAATCTACAAACCAGTAAACGCAGTCTCAAACTCGCAGAAAGAATCGAAAAGAAAAACCAAACCAAATTTAAAGAAGGAATGGGATCTAGTTTTGACCTTTCTCAAGCACAACAACAACTCTATACCTCACAAAGAAGCTATTTAGAGGCTATGCTCGAAGTAATTAACTCAAGAGCCGCCATTAAATCAATCACCAACCAATAA
- a CDS encoding glycosyltransferase family 9 protein: protein MKKVLVIRFSSIGDIILTSPVLRNLSKNGFEVHFITKKNFISLVDENPYIHKIWTYEQDVENPSKDFTETSFDWIVDLHHNIRSKKTRALFPNTFTTTIDKQNFKKALLVTTKSKAFGVSHVTDRSLDCIRQNNIKVDHLGLDFFLKPIQKLNTAELPSKFLAFVIGGQHRGKMMSEQRMETLFSHLKIPIFLVGGPDDAEKGKRLAEKFDHVHNTAGKLSIHDSAHLLKFSQAVLSHDTGMMHIATALNKPILSLWGATTPELGFAPYKPNSHSVILEHPHFLRPTSKLGKQTWSASISFIDLIPISTITQAVNKVFSLQ, encoded by the coding sequence TTGAAAAAAGTTCTTGTCATACGTTTTAGCTCCATAGGAGATATTATCCTTACTTCTCCTGTTCTTCGAAACTTATCGAAGAATGGGTTTGAGGTTCATTTTATCACCAAAAAAAACTTTATTTCCTTGGTGGATGAAAATCCTTATATTCATAAGATTTGGACCTATGAACAAGATGTAGAAAACCCTTCTAAAGATTTTACCGAAACATCATTTGACTGGATTGTTGATTTGCATCACAATATCCGATCTAAAAAAACTCGGGCACTTTTCCCAAATACATTCACCACAACAATTGATAAACAAAACTTTAAGAAAGCTTTATTAGTTACCACAAAATCTAAAGCTTTCGGGGTTTCACACGTCACGGATCGGTCATTAGATTGTATTCGTCAAAATAATATCAAAGTAGATCATTTGGGTTTAGATTTTTTCTTAAAACCCATTCAAAAGCTCAACACTGCTGAACTTCCGAGTAAATTCCTAGCATTTGTGATAGGCGGACAACACCGTGGCAAAATGATGAGCGAACAAAGAATGGAAACCTTATTTTCTCATTTGAAGATTCCTATTTTCCTTGTGGGAGGACCTGATGATGCAGAAAAGGGAAAAAGATTGGCAGAAAAATTTGATCATGTTCACAACACCGCTGGCAAACTTTCTATTCATGACTCTGCTCACTTACTCAAATTTTCCCAAGCAGTTCTCTCTCATGATACAGGTATGATGCATATAGCAACGGCATTAAACAAACCCATTTTATCGCTTTGGGGAGCAACAACACCAGAATTAGGCTTTGCTCCCTATAAACCAAATTCTCATTCTGTTATTCTCGAGCATCCTCACTTTTTAAGACCTACTTCCAAACTCGGAAAACAAACTTGGTCTGCTTCTATTTCATTCATTGATTTAATTCCAATTTCTACGATTACTCAAGCGGTTAATAAAGTTTTTAGCCTCCAATAA
- the lepA gene encoding translation elongation factor 4: MKQENIRNFCIIAHIDHGKSTLADRLIEVTQTVEQRKQQNQLLDDMDLERERGITIKSHAIQMDYQYEGEEYRLNLIDTPGHVDFSYEVSRSIAACEGALLIVDAAQGIQAQTISNLYLALENDLEIIPILNKVDLPSAEPEEVGEQITDLIGGEFEDILQVSAKTGLGVPKVLEEIVKRVPAPTGNEDDKLQALIFDSVYNPFRGVEVYFKVVNGKINKGDKVKFFATNKEYGADEIGSLKLEQFPRKEIKAGDVGYLISGIKNAVEVKVGDTITHTQASCDNPIEGFEDVKPMVFAGIYPVDTEDYEELRASMEKLQLNDASLTYEPESSAALGFGFRCGFLGMLHMEIIQERLEREFNMTVITTVPNVYYNAYTKKGEEFEVRNPSDLPEPNYLDYVEEPFIDASIITKADYVGAVMSLAIEKRGILKNQVYLSTDRVELSFEMPLAEIVFDFYDKLKTISKGYASFDYQPIGMRESNLSKLDILLNGEQVDALSALIHRDNAYTVGKKICSKLRELIPRQQFDIAIQAAIGSKIISRETVKAVRKDVTAKCYGGDISRKRKLLEKQKKGKKRMRQVGNVEIPQKAFMAVLKLDD; encoded by the coding sequence ATGAAACAAGAAAACATAAGAAATTTTTGCATTATTGCTCATATTGACCATGGTAAATCAACTTTGGCAGACAGACTTATTGAGGTAACTCAAACCGTTGAACAAAGAAAACAACAAAATCAGTTGTTAGATGATATGGATCTTGAAAGAGAGCGTGGGATTACTATTAAGAGTCATGCAATTCAAATGGATTATCAATATGAAGGAGAAGAATATCGCTTAAACCTCATTGATACTCCTGGTCACGTAGATTTTTCTTATGAAGTTTCTAGATCTATCGCAGCTTGCGAAGGTGCTTTACTTATTGTGGATGCCGCTCAGGGAATTCAAGCTCAAACAATTTCCAATCTTTATCTGGCATTGGAGAATGATCTTGAAATTATCCCAATCCTCAACAAAGTAGATCTTCCTAGTGCTGAGCCAGAAGAAGTAGGAGAGCAAATCACGGATCTTATTGGTGGTGAATTTGAAGATATTCTTCAAGTTTCTGCCAAAACAGGACTAGGTGTGCCAAAGGTTTTGGAAGAAATCGTGAAGCGAGTTCCTGCACCAACAGGAAATGAAGATGACAAACTCCAAGCTTTAATTTTTGATTCTGTTTACAATCCATTCCGTGGAGTAGAAGTTTATTTCAAGGTAGTCAATGGAAAAATCAATAAAGGAGACAAGGTAAAATTCTTTGCGACAAACAAAGAATATGGTGCTGATGAAATAGGTTCATTAAAACTTGAACAGTTTCCAAGAAAAGAAATTAAAGCAGGTGATGTAGGTTATCTTATTTCGGGAATAAAAAATGCTGTAGAAGTAAAAGTAGGAGATACCATTACACATACTCAAGCTTCTTGCGATAATCCTATCGAAGGTTTTGAGGATGTAAAACCAATGGTTTTTGCGGGTATTTACCCTGTGGATACCGAGGATTACGAAGAACTTCGTGCTTCTATGGAAAAGCTTCAATTAAATGATGCTTCTCTTACTTATGAACCAGAATCTTCTGCTGCACTTGGTTTTGGTTTTCGATGTGGTTTCTTAGGAATGCTTCACATGGAAATTATCCAAGAAAGGTTAGAACGCGAGTTCAATATGACGGTAATCACTACGGTACCAAACGTATACTATAATGCCTACACAAAAAAAGGTGAAGAATTTGAGGTGAGAAATCCATCAGATCTTCCTGAACCAAATTATTTAGATTATGTAGAAGAACCTTTTATTGATGCTTCTATCATTACAAAAGCCGACTATGTGGGTGCAGTAATGAGTTTGGCTATTGAAAAAAGAGGAATCTTAAAAAATCAAGTATATCTTTCTACAGACCGTGTAGAACTTAGTTTTGAAATGCCTTTGGCAGAGATCGTTTTTGATTTTTATGACAAACTAAAAACCATTTCTAAAGGTTATGCATCTTTTGATTATCAACCGATAGGAATGCGTGAATCTAATCTTTCTAAACTCGATATTCTTTTGAATGGAGAACAAGTAGATGCACTTTCTGCCCTAATTCATAGAGACAATGCTTATACCGTAGGTAAAAAAATCTGTTCTAAACTAAGAGAACTGATACCAAGACAGCAGTTTGATATCGCAATTCAAGCAGCTATTGGATCAAAAATCATTTCTCGTGAAACAGTAAAAGCCGTTCGTAAAGACGTTACTGCAAAATGTTATGGGGGAGATATTTCTAGAAAAAGAAAACTTCTTGAAAAACAGAAAAAAGGAAAGAAAAGAATGCGTCAAGTAGGAAATGTAGAGATTCCTCAAAAAGCATTTATGGCTGTTTTGAAACTGGATGATTAA